The proteins below are encoded in one region of Solenopsis invicta isolate M01_SB chromosome 8, UNIL_Sinv_3.0, whole genome shotgun sequence:
- the LOC113004691 gene encoding odorant receptor Or1 isoform X1 encodes MHILKSNFNLLTIFGCWRPDSWSSLHKRLVYYTYTSIIFLLVHTFMLSQLVDVILTLSNAEDISDNFFTLIALCSACCKLFVLLINRKSIIMLVDILMDKPCRPSESTEMKILYKFDKSIQINTWRFVHLAMVTVSIVILSSLFINFRNSKLMYKAWLPFDYSSAILFYVTYIHQMMGMIAAIFLSIGCDTLICGLLVHICCQIEILTYRLRKIMSYSNMLRDCVYQHYHIFRFAVIVNAKFSLTITLQFVMSTVILCFSLYHLSRTTSKAKYLETTLYICCFLTQLFIYCWYGNEVKVKSYEMIDKIFEMKWLTLDENSKKSLIMIMRQALVPIQIKCAYTVPMNLNSFMNILKMSYSTYNLLQHIDK; translated from the exons ATGCACAttcttaaatcaaattttaatcttttaacgaTATTTGGGTGCTGGCGACCGGATTCTTGGTCATCGTTACATAAACGTTTAGTCTATTACACATATACgagcataatatttttattagtacacACCTTTATGTTATCACAATTGGTAGATGTAATCCTGACTTTGAGTAACGCTGAAGACATTtccgataatttttttactctaaTCGCTTTGTGCTCTGCTTGctgtaaattatttgttttgttaataaatcgCAAAAGCATTATTATGCTAGTCGATATACTGATGGATAAACCCTGCAGACCATCGGAATCGactgaaatgaaaattttgtataaatttgataaaagcaTACA aattaatacaTGGCGTTTTGTACATCTGGCAATGGTAACAGTGTCAATTGTGATATTatcttctttatttataaacttcagaaatagtaaattaatgtataaagcCTGGTTACCATTTGATTATTCGTCAGCTATACTTTTTTATGTAACGTATATTCATCAAATGATGGGCATGATTGCTGCGATATTTTTAAGTATTGGTTGTGATACACTCATTTGCGGATTATTAGTCCACATTTGCTGCCAAATTGAGATTTTGACGTATCGTCTAAGAAAAATTATGTCTTATTCAAATATGCTTCGCGATTGCGTTTATCAACATTACCATATTTTCAG atttgcTGTAATTGTAAATGCAAAGTTTAGTTTGACTATTACTTTACAATTTGTAATGAGTACGGTGATATTATGCTTTAGCCTTTATCATTTAAGTAGAACAACATCCAAAGCTAAATATCTTGAAAcaactttatatatatgttgCTTTTTAAcacaactttttatatattgttggtATGGGAACGAAGTAAAAGTAAAG AGTTATGAAATGATTgataaaattttcgaaatgAAATGGCTGACATTAGACGAAAATAGTAAGAAATCtctaataatgataatgagaCAAGCACTTGTGCCTATTCAAATTAAGTGTGCTTACACTGTTCCTATGAATCTCAATTCCTTCATGAAT atACTTAAGATGTCGTACTCTACTTACAACCTACTTCaacatattgataaataa
- the LOC120358536 gene encoding odorant receptor 46a-like isoform X1: MRVLQLTFKILTIVGCWRPQSCSSFYLSIIYDIYTVFMIILLYTFLVSQFLDIIWNVDNAEDFTENFYATLASVVSCSKMFSLLVNRKNINMLTNVLVERPYKPSEMDEMRIRYKFDRHIYTNTLCYTILVETTCACITVTSLFTVFKKGNLTYRAWLPYDYYSSTIVFCLTYIHQLISLTAGSLVNVACDSLICGLLAHICCQIEILECRLSKVSNNHETLRDCVRHHNSILEFAFKLNNKFRMTIAMQFVVSTLVVCSNLYQMTKSTDINASYLPLLLYMSCMLTQIFIYCWYGNEVKLKSTQLLTNIFAMDWVTMDRSLKRNLLLIMNRAVVPIEFTSAYVLSMNLDSFVGVSKIIIYNLQIIFIIYY, from the exons atgcgcgTCTTGCAATTAACTTTCAAGATTCTGACGATCGTTGGATGCTGGCGGCCGCAGTCATGTTCGTCGTTTTACTTGAGCATAATATACGACATATACAcggtttttatgattatattattgtacacATTTTTGGTATCGCAATTTTTGGACATTATTTGGAATGTTGACAATGCTGAAGATTTCACGGAAAATTTTTATGCCACTCTGGCATCAGTTGTTTCATGCTCTAAAATGTTCAGTTTGTTAGTAAATCGAAAGAACATTAACATGTTAACCAATGTACTCGTCGAGAGACCGTACAAACCATCGGAGATGGATGAAATGAGAATTCGATACAAATTTGATAGACACATATa TACAAACACGCTCTGCTACACGATTTTGGTGGAAACAACTTGCGCGTGTATCACCGTGACGTCTTTATTTACGGTGTTTAAAAAAGGAAATCTAACATATAGAGCATGGCTACCGTATGACTATTACTCGTCCACCATCGTATTTTGTCTCACTTATATTCATCAACTTATCAGTCTGACAGCTGGATCGCTGGTCAATGTAGCATGTGACAGTCTTATTTGCGGATTGTTGGCGCACATTTGTTGTCAGATCGAGATTTTAGAATGCCGATTGAGCAAAGTATCGAATAATCATGAGACTCTTCGCGACTGTGTACGTCACCACAACAGTATATTGGA gtttgcatttaaattaaacaataaattcaGAATGACTATAGCCATGCAATTTGTAGTGAGTACGTTGGTGGTATGTTCCAATTTATATCAAATGACTAAATCAACAGATATAAACGCAAGCTATCTTCCCTTACTACTGTATATGTCCTGCATGTTGACACAAATTTTCATCTATTGTTGGTACGGAAATGAAGTAAAGTTAAAG AGCACTCAATTGCTTACCAATATTTTCGCAATGGATTGGGTAACAATGGATAGAAGTCTTAAAagaaacttattattaattatgaatcgTGCAGTAGTACCAATAGAATTTACCAGCGCTTACGTTTTGTCAATGAATCTCGATTCTTTTGTTGGggttagtaaaataattatctataatttgcaaataatttttataatttattattga
- the LOC113004694 gene encoding odorant receptor 46a isoform X1, with amino-acid sequence MHILKLTFNLLTIFGCWRPNSWSSLHKRLVYYVYTSIIFLLLNTFMISQLIDVILTLSNAEDISDNFFALIAMCITCCKVLILLINRKNITMLIDILMEKPCRPSKSTEMKILYKFDKSIQINTWRFVHLGIITVSSVILSSLLINFRNRKLTYKAWLPFDYSSAILFYITFTHQMTSLVAAMFINIGCDTLICGLLVHICCQIEILTYRLRKIMSYSNIIRDCVYQHYYIFRFAVIVNAKFRLTLTVQFVMSMMMICFSLYHLSKTTSKAKHLEIILYICCMLTELFFYCWYGNEVKLKSYEMIDKIFEIKWLTLDENNKKSLMMIMRRTLVPIQIKYAYITPMNLNSFMNILKMSYSTYNLLQHMNK; translated from the exons ATGCACATtcttaaattaacttttaatcttttaacgATATTTGGGTGCTGGCGACCGAATTCTTGGTCATCGTTACATAAACGTTTAGTTTACTACGTATATACgagcataatatttttattactaaacaCCTTTATGATATCGCAATTGATAGATGTAATTCTGACCTTGAGTAATGCTGAAGATATTTCCGataatttctttgctttaaTTGCTATGTGCATTACGTGCTGTAAAGTGTTAATTTTGTTGATAAATCGCAAAAACATTACTATGCTAATCGATATATTGATGGAAAAACCATGTAGGCCATCGAAATCGACTGAAATGAAGATTCTGTATAAATTCGATAAAAGCATACA gaTTAATACGTGGCGCTTTGTACATCTGGGAATCATAACAGTGTCAAGTGTGATATTGTCTTCTTTACttataaatttcagaaatagaaaattaacgTATAAAGCCTGGTTGCCATTTGATTATTCGTCGgcaatacttttttatataacattcacTCATCAAATGACAAGTTTAGTTGCCgcaatgtttataaatattggTTGCGATACTCTTATCTGTGGGTTATTGGTACACATTTGCTGCCAAATTGAGATTTTGACATATCGCCTAAGAAAAATTATgtcttattcaaatattattcgtGATTGTGTTTatcaacattattatattttcag ATTTGCTGTAATTGTAAATGCAAAGTTTAGGTTGACTCTTACGGTACAATTTGTAATGAGTATGATGATGATATGCTTTAGCCTTTATCATTTAAGTAAAACAACATCCAAAGCTAAACATCTTGAAATAATCTTATACATATGTTGCATGTTAACGgaactttttttctattgttgGTATGGGAACGAAGTAAAGTTAAAG AGTTATGAAATGATTgacaaaattttcgaaataaagtGGTTGACATTAGacgaaaataataagaaatctTTAATGATGATAATGAGACGAACACTTGTGCCTATTCAGATTAAGTACGCTTATATTACTCCAATGAATCTCAATTCCTTCATGAAT ATACTTAAGATGTCGTACTCCACTTACAACTTACTTCaacatatgaataaataa
- the LOC113004691 gene encoding odorant receptor 59a isoform X2, whose amino-acid sequence MHILKSNFNLLTIFGCWRPDSWSSLHKRLVYYTYTSIIFLLVHTFMLSQLVDVILTLSNAEDISDNFFTLIALCSACCKLFVLLINRKSIIMLVDILMDKPCRPSESTEMKILYKFDKSIQINTWRFVHLAMVTVSIVILSSLFINFRNSKLMYKAWLPFDYSSAILFYVTYIHQMMGMIAAIFLSIGCDTLICGLLVHICCQIEILTYRLRKIMSYSNMLRDCVYQHYHIFRFAVIVNAKFSLTITLQFVMSTVILCFSLYHLSRTTSKAKYLETTLYICCFLTQLFIYCWYGNEVKVK is encoded by the exons ATGCACAttcttaaatcaaattttaatcttttaacgaTATTTGGGTGCTGGCGACCGGATTCTTGGTCATCGTTACATAAACGTTTAGTCTATTACACATATACgagcataatatttttattagtacacACCTTTATGTTATCACAATTGGTAGATGTAATCCTGACTTTGAGTAACGCTGAAGACATTtccgataatttttttactctaaTCGCTTTGTGCTCTGCTTGctgtaaattatttgttttgttaataaatcgCAAAAGCATTATTATGCTAGTCGATATACTGATGGATAAACCCTGCAGACCATCGGAATCGactgaaatgaaaattttgtataaatttgataaaagcaTACA aattaatacaTGGCGTTTTGTACATCTGGCAATGGTAACAGTGTCAATTGTGATATTatcttctttatttataaacttcagaaatagtaaattaatgtataaagcCTGGTTACCATTTGATTATTCGTCAGCTATACTTTTTTATGTAACGTATATTCATCAAATGATGGGCATGATTGCTGCGATATTTTTAAGTATTGGTTGTGATACACTCATTTGCGGATTATTAGTCCACATTTGCTGCCAAATTGAGATTTTGACGTATCGTCTAAGAAAAATTATGTCTTATTCAAATATGCTTCGCGATTGCGTTTATCAACATTACCATATTTTCAG atttgcTGTAATTGTAAATGCAAAGTTTAGTTTGACTATTACTTTACAATTTGTAATGAGTACGGTGATATTATGCTTTAGCCTTTATCATTTAAGTAGAACAACATCCAAAGCTAAATATCTTGAAAcaactttatatatatgttgCTTTTTAAcacaactttttatatattgttggtATGGGAACGAAGTAAAAGTAAAG taG
- the LOC113004694 gene encoding odorant receptor 46a isoform X2: protein MHILKLTFNLLTIFGCWRPNSWSSLHKRLVYYVYTSIIFLLLNTFMISQLIDVILTLSNAEDISDNFFALIAMCITCCKVLILLINRKNITMLIDILMEKPCRPSKSTEMKILYKFDKSIQINTWRFVHLGIITVSSVILSSLLINFRNRKLTYKAWLPFDYSSAILFYITFTHQMTSLVAAMFINIGCDTLICGLLVHICCQIEILTYRLRKIMSYSNIIRDCVYQHYYIFRFAVIVNAKFRLTLTVQFVMSMMMICFSLYHLSKTTSKAKHLEIILYICCMLTELFFYCWYGNEVKLK, encoded by the exons ATGCACATtcttaaattaacttttaatcttttaacgATATTTGGGTGCTGGCGACCGAATTCTTGGTCATCGTTACATAAACGTTTAGTTTACTACGTATATACgagcataatatttttattactaaacaCCTTTATGATATCGCAATTGATAGATGTAATTCTGACCTTGAGTAATGCTGAAGATATTTCCGataatttctttgctttaaTTGCTATGTGCATTACGTGCTGTAAAGTGTTAATTTTGTTGATAAATCGCAAAAACATTACTATGCTAATCGATATATTGATGGAAAAACCATGTAGGCCATCGAAATCGACTGAAATGAAGATTCTGTATAAATTCGATAAAAGCATACA gaTTAATACGTGGCGCTTTGTACATCTGGGAATCATAACAGTGTCAAGTGTGATATTGTCTTCTTTACttataaatttcagaaatagaaaattaacgTATAAAGCCTGGTTGCCATTTGATTATTCGTCGgcaatacttttttatataacattcacTCATCAAATGACAAGTTTAGTTGCCgcaatgtttataaatattggTTGCGATACTCTTATCTGTGGGTTATTGGTACACATTTGCTGCCAAATTGAGATTTTGACATATCGCCTAAGAAAAATTATgtcttattcaaatattattcgtGATTGTGTTTatcaacattattatattttcag ATTTGCTGTAATTGTAAATGCAAAGTTTAGGTTGACTCTTACGGTACAATTTGTAATGAGTATGATGATGATATGCTTTAGCCTTTATCATTTAAGTAAAACAACATCCAAAGCTAAACATCTTGAAATAATCTTATACATATGTTGCATGTTAACGgaactttttttctattgttgGTATGGGAACGAAGTAAAGTTAAAG taG
- the LOC120358536 gene encoding odorant receptor 46a-like isoform X2 — MRVLQLTFKILTIVGCWRPQSCSSFYLSIIYDIYTVFMIILLYTFLVSQFLDIIWNVDNAEDFTENFYATLASVVSCSKMFSLLVNRKNINMLTNVLVERPYKPSEMDEMRIRYKFDRHIYTNTLCYTILVETTCACITVTSLFTVFKKGNLTYRAWLPYDYYSSTIVFCLTYIHQLISLTAGSLVNVACDSLICGLLAHICCQIEILECRLSKVSNNHETLRDCVRHHNSILEFAFKLNNKFRMTIAMQFVVSTLVVCSNLYQMTKSTDINASYLPLLLYMSCMLTQIFIYCWYGNEVKLKSTQLLTNIFAMDWVTMDRSLKRNLLLIMNRAVVPIEFTSAYVLSMNLDSFVGLLKTSYSAYNILKQV; from the exons atgcgcgTCTTGCAATTAACTTTCAAGATTCTGACGATCGTTGGATGCTGGCGGCCGCAGTCATGTTCGTCGTTTTACTTGAGCATAATATACGACATATACAcggtttttatgattatattattgtacacATTTTTGGTATCGCAATTTTTGGACATTATTTGGAATGTTGACAATGCTGAAGATTTCACGGAAAATTTTTATGCCACTCTGGCATCAGTTGTTTCATGCTCTAAAATGTTCAGTTTGTTAGTAAATCGAAAGAACATTAACATGTTAACCAATGTACTCGTCGAGAGACCGTACAAACCATCGGAGATGGATGAAATGAGAATTCGATACAAATTTGATAGACACATATa TACAAACACGCTCTGCTACACGATTTTGGTGGAAACAACTTGCGCGTGTATCACCGTGACGTCTTTATTTACGGTGTTTAAAAAAGGAAATCTAACATATAGAGCATGGCTACCGTATGACTATTACTCGTCCACCATCGTATTTTGTCTCACTTATATTCATCAACTTATCAGTCTGACAGCTGGATCGCTGGTCAATGTAGCATGTGACAGTCTTATTTGCGGATTGTTGGCGCACATTTGTTGTCAGATCGAGATTTTAGAATGCCGATTGAGCAAAGTATCGAATAATCATGAGACTCTTCGCGACTGTGTACGTCACCACAACAGTATATTGGA gtttgcatttaaattaaacaataaattcaGAATGACTATAGCCATGCAATTTGTAGTGAGTACGTTGGTGGTATGTTCCAATTTATATCAAATGACTAAATCAACAGATATAAACGCAAGCTATCTTCCCTTACTACTGTATATGTCCTGCATGTTGACACAAATTTTCATCTATTGTTGGTACGGAAATGAAGTAAAGTTAAAG AGCACTCAATTGCTTACCAATATTTTCGCAATGGATTGGGTAACAATGGATAGAAGTCTTAAAagaaacttattattaattatgaatcgTGCAGTAGTACCAATAGAATTTACCAGCGCTTACGTTTTGTCAATGAATCTCGATTCTTTTGTTGGg TTGCTTAAGACATCATATTCAgcttataacatattaaaacaaGTGTAG
- the LOC105198464 gene encoding odorant receptor Or1: protein MGIVTVLCVALSSLIINFRNRKLTFKAWLPFDYSSEILFYITFTHQLISIVAAVFVNVGCDTLICGLLVHICCQIEILTYRLRKIMSYSNILRDCIYQHYHIFRFAVIVNAKFKLTITIQFVMSTVILCFSLYHLSRTTSKAKYLETTLYICCFLTQLFIYCWYGNEVKVKSYEIIDKIFEIEWLTLDEDSKKALIMIIRRALVPIQIMCTYTIPMNLNSFMNVSINITETNFVNKFHFHIYLNFFIFKQRYIHGI, encoded by the exons ATGGGTATCGTAACAGTATTATGTGTGGCATTgtcttctttaattataaacttcagaaatagaaaattaacgTTTAAAGCTTGGTTGCCATTTGATTATTCGTCGGAAATACTTTTTTACATAACGTTTACTCATCAACTGATTAGCATTGTTGCTGCAGTGTTCGTAAATGTTGGTTGCGATACTCTCATCTGCGGATTATTGGTCCACATTTGCTGTCAAATTGAGATTTTGACGTATCGTCTAAGAAAAATTATGTCTTATTCAAATATTCTTCGCGATTGCATTTATCAACATTATCATATTTTCAG atttgcTGTTATTGTAAATGCAAAGTTTAAATTGACCATTACTATACAATTTGTAATGAGTACAGTGATATTATGCTTTAGCCTTTATCATTTAAGTAGAACAACATCCAAAGCTAAATATCTTGAAAcaacattatatatatgttgCTTTTTAAcacaactttttatatattgttggtATGGGAACGAAGTAAAGGTAAAG agctatgaaataattgataaaattttcgaaatagaATGGTTGACATTAGACGAAGATAGTAAGAAAGCtctaataatgataataagacGAGCACTTGTGCCTATTCAGATTATGTGTACTTATACTATTCCTATGAATCTCAATTCCTTCATGAATGTTAGTATAAATATTACTGAAACTAATTTTGTCaacaaatttcattttcatatatacttaaatttctttatatttaaacagaGATATATACAtggtatatag
- the LOC105198465 gene encoding retinol dehydrogenase 11 gives MWPFNARCTSKARLVGKTVVITGANTGIGKETARDLYRRGARVILACRNIQKANDAIADIKRNPPSQANREQFQGNLGELVVYHLDLSRLTSVKECARNLLKKESAIHVLINNAGVMMCPQEETEDGLELQFQTNYVGHFFLTLLLLPKIQSSGPNCRIVNVSSFLHKYGAIHKDLNLMETYTPFKAYTQSKLANILFTKELACRLKEAHINGINVYSLHPGVITSELGRHFSSTIFRGASTVFRSFLQPVLKNPEQGAQTTIYCSVDEKAANETGLYYKECGVATPHWRAQDNQIAEDLWNQTCQLLKLEPEKDFISFVKTVSHQISEI, from the exons ATGTGGCCATTTAACGCACGGTGTACCAGCAAAGCAAGACTCGTTGGAAAAACTGTTGTAATAACTGGAGCAAATACAGGAATTGGCAAAGAGACTGCTAGAGATCTTTATAGAAGAG gAGCAAGAGTAATTTTGGCTTGTAGAAATATTCAAAAAGCAAACGACGCAATTgcagatataaaaagaaatcctCCTTCACA AGCAAACAGAGAACAATTTCAAGGCAATTTAGGTGAGCTCGTGGTCTATCATTTAGATCTTTCTAGATTAACCAGCGTAAAAGAATGTGCCAGaaacttgttaaaaaaagaatcggCAATACACGTGTTAATAAACAACGCTGGTGTGATGATGTGCCCGCAAGAAGAAACTGAGGATGGATTAGAGTTAcagtttcaaacaaattatgtcGGTCACTTTTTCTTAACTCTTCTGCTATTGCCAAAAATACAATCCTCCGGTCCTAATTGTAGAATAGTCAATGTTTCGTCGTTTCTTCATAAAT ATGGAGCTATACATAAGGATCTAAATTTAATGGAAACATATACTCCCTTCAAAGCATACACACAAAGTAAACTAGCCAACATATTGTTCACCAAGGAACTTGCTTGTCGGTTAAAAG aggCACATATCAATGGAATAAACGTATATTCTTTGCATCCTGGTGTTATTACGTCAGAATTAGGTCGACATTTTAGTTCAACAATATTTCGAGGGGCAAGTACTGTTTTTCGATCGTTTTTGCAACCAGTTTTAAAGAATCCTGAACAAGGTGCACAAACAACTATATATTGTTCAGTAGACGAGAAAGCGGCTAACGAAACTGGTCTCTATTATAA AGAATGCGGCGTTGCAACGCCACATTGGCGAGCACAAGATAACCAAATTGCTGAAGATTTATGGAATCAAACTTGTCAACTTCTGAAGTTGGAACCTGAAAAAGACTTTATTAGTTTTGTGAAAACTGTTTCTCatcaaatttctgaaatataa